In a genomic window of Muntiacus reevesi chromosome 1, mMunRee1.1, whole genome shotgun sequence:
- the BTBD2 gene encoding BTB/POZ domain-containing protein 2, translating into MAAGGSGGRASCPPGVGPGAGGGPGPSANAAPAPGNAAAAAAAPAPAVPGPPPPVSVSGPGAQAAAGGERAAEEPGAAALLREPVYNWQATKPTVKERFAFLFNNEVLCDVHFLVGKGLGAQRIPAHRFVLAVGSAVFDAMFNGGMATTSTEIELPDVEPAAFLALLKFLYSDEVQIGPETVMTTLYTAKKYAVPALEAHCVEFLKKNLRADNAFMLLTQARLFDEPQLASLCLENIDKNTADAITAEGFTDIDLDTLVAVLERDTLGIREVRLFTAVVRWSEAECQRQQLQVTPENKRKVLGKALALIRFPLMTIEEFAAGPAQSGILVDREVVSLFLHFTVNPKPRVDFIDRPRCCLRGKECSINRFQQVESRWGYSGTSDRIRFSVNKRIFVVGFGLYGSIHGPTDYQVNIQIIHTDSNTVLGQNDTGFSCDGSASTFRVMFKEPVEVLPNVNYTACATLKGPDSHYGTKGLRKVTHESPTTGAKTCFTFCYAAGNNNGTSVEDGQIPEVIFYT; encoded by the exons atggcggcgggtGGGAGCGGCGGGCGCGCGTCGTGCCCGCCGGGGGTCGGCCCGGGCGCGGGGGGCGGCCCCGGGCCCAGCGCCAACGCCGCCCCGGCCCCCGGCAACgcggcggccgccgccgccgccccggccCCCGCTGTCCCCGGGCCGCCCCCGCCGGTGTCGGTGTCGGGGCCGGGCGCGCAGGCCGCGGCGGGCGGGGAGCGGGCGGCCGAGGAGCCGGGGGCGGCGGCGCTGCTCCGCGAGCCCGTCTACAACTGGCAGGCCACCAAGCCCACGGTGAAGGAGCGCTTCGCCTTTCTCTTCAACAACGAGGTGCTCTGCGACGTGCACTTCCTGGTGGGCAAGGGCCTCGGCGCGCAGCGCATCCCGGCGCACAG GTTCGTGCTGGCTGTGGGCAGCGCTGTCTTCGATGCCATGTTCAATGGGGGAATGGCCACTACGTCCACCGAGATCGAGCTGCCCGATGTGGAGCCGGCTGCCTTCCTGGCGCTACTCAA gttTCTCTACTCAGACGAAGTTCAGATTGGGCCCGAGACGGTCATGACCACGCTGTACACCGCCAAGAAGTATGCGGTGCCTGCTCTCGAGGCCCATTGCGTGGAGTTCCTGAAAAAGAACCTGCGGGCTGACAACGCGTTCATGCTGCTGACGCAG gcaagactttTTGATGAACCACAGCTTGCTAGCCTATGTCTGGAGAACATTGACAAGAACACGGCTGATGCCATCACAGCTGAGGGCTTCACAGACATCGACCTAG ACACACTGGTGGCGGTGCTGGAGCGGGACACGTTGGGCATCCGTGAGGTGCGCCTGTTCACAGCTGTCGTCCGTTGGTCCGAGGCTGAATGTCAGCGGCAGCAGCTGCAGGTGACGCCCGAGAACAAGCGGAAGGTTTTGGGCAAGGCACTGGCCCTCATCCGCTTCCCACTGATGACCATTGAGGAGTTTGCTGCAG GGCCCGCGCAGTCGGGGATCCTGGTGGACCGTGAGGTGGTCAGCCTCTTCCTGCACTTCACCGTCAACCCCAAGCCGCGCGTGGACTTCATCGACCGGCCGCGCTGCTGCCTCCGTGGGAAGGAATGCAGCATCAACCGCTTCCAGCAGGTGGAGAGCCGCTGGGGCTACAGCGGCACTAGCGACCGCATCAG GTTCTCGGTCAACAAACGCATCTTCGTGGTCGGCTTCGGGCTCTACGGCTCTATCCATGGGCCCACAGATTACCAAGTGAACATCCAG ATCATCCACACGGACAGTAACACGGTCCTGGGCCAGAACGACACGGGCTTCAGCTGTGAcggctctgccagcaccttcagAGTCATGTTCAAGGAGCCGGTGGAAGTGCTGCCCAATGTCAACTACACGGCCTGCGCCACGCTCAAG GGCCCGGACTCCCACTATGGCACCAAGGGCCTGCGCAAGGTGACCCACGAGTCACCCACGACGGGGGCCAAGACCTGCTTCACCTTCTGCTATGCGGCCGGGAACAACAATGGCACGTCGGTGGAGGATGGCCAGATTCCAGAAGTCATCTTCTATACCTAA